The Ziziphus jujuba cultivar Dongzao chromosome 1, ASM3175591v1 genome segment GACCAACTATCAAGGGATTATTAACCTTATTTAGGGGATAATTGAAGTTTTATAGATAATTAAGCGAAGTTCTCAAAGAAATCATAATCCACCACATACTTCAAAATTCAAAGCTAGGAATTGGATATGCACGCACATACAATGGTCTTGCAGTGCAGTGCCAACCGTCAGATCTTTTTGTTGGTTGAGACTAGAAGTTCTATAATACAAGACCctaatgataattttaatctGAGTCATCAAGAAGATCTGACGGTTGGCATTGGAAAGTCCGTAAATAATTTAATCCTATCCGTAGACTCATGTAATTTAATTCGTGGATAATTAATTCATCAAGGtgatcaataaaattttaagatagACTAAACAAAATCTTGAAAAACCGCCAAATATTACATAACTAACCCATACTACATTCCTCTATCTCTATTCAACAACCAAATTTACTTCTGTTTTAACAGATTCTAATCTACTTTGTTTTCagttaatcaatatatatatatatatatataaacattggaTTTCACTTCTAATCTCTCTGCTCCTTAATCTCTGTTTAAAGCCGATCAGGATGGCTGAAATTAGCAGCGTCGCGGAAATCTCAGATGCCAAGAAGATGGAAATGAAACTCGAACAAGCTCAAAAGCTGATCGGCGGGACTATCATCGAAGTCAGCACACCTGAACAAGCCAATCTCGCCGAAGCCGCCGGTGCTTGCGCCGTCATGGTATCGGAGCCGCCGGCTCAAGATAGACCCGGCATTTTACGCATGCCAAATCCTTTCCTCATCAAAGATATCAAGAAGGCCGTAACGATTCCAGTCATGGCAAGGTGCAGAATCGGACACGTGGCGGAAGCCCAGATACTCGAAGCCATCGGAGTCGATTTCATCGACGAGAGCGAATCTCTGACAGTGGTGGACAAAGAAAACCCCATCGACAAGCAAAATTTTCAAACCCCTTTTATCTGCGGGAGTCGAAGTCTTGGAGAGGCATTGATGAATATAAGGAAAGGCGCTTCAATGATCAGGATTCAGGGTGATTTACT includes the following:
- the LOC107404983 gene encoding pyridoxal 5'-phosphate synthase-like subunit PDX1.2, coding for MAEISSVAEISDAKKMEMKLEQAQKLIGGTIIEVSTPEQANLAEAAGACAVMVSEPPAQDRPGILRMPNPFLIKDIKKAVTIPVMARCRIGHVAEAQILEAIGVDFIDESESLTVVDKENPIDKQNFQTPFICGSRSLGEALMNIRKGASMIRIQGDLLSSGDISDTVKNVRSLTKAIGNLKRTLDDNEVIGFSKKLVGSFEIFEEALLTKKMGRLHVVQFAAGGIVTPADASLLMQMGCDGVFVGSEIFQSSDRRKWEKRLCGIVQAVKQYKDPFVLVESSSRF